The Oryzias melastigma strain HK-1 linkage group LG20, ASM292280v2, whole genome shotgun sequence genome includes the window atgtaacaattcagtcaaACCACGATTCCATTCACACTTAAagtcacgatttcgattttttccctcaacacaatgaattaaggTATTTTAAGGTCAAGTATGTCTTCTTTTTGTCCTTTACATCAAAGTGTTTCTTTTCCTACTTatagaaatgattcaatacaaataaacaattatgcACAATACTGAAAtaatcacaaatcctttcatattTGGTTTATGTTGTGCTTCATGTGACACAGGTGCACACACAGGTACACACCATCAAACACAGGTGCACCCACACACACTTGTCAGTAAAGATTGTTGCAGGCGCGCACACACAGGTGCACACATTTACACAGGTAAGCTCACACACAGAGGTGCGGACACACTCACAACCGCGCACACATTCAAAGTCGCGCGCACACATTCACAGGCGCACACATTCACATAGGTGCGCACACAGGCATGTACACACTCACACaggtgcaaacacacacacacacacacacaagcacgcACATTCTCTCAGGTGCGCACACACCCACAGGCGTGCACACACCCACACAGGTTAGCACACCCCTACAGGTGCACacacaggcgcgcacacactcAAAGGCAcgcacacaaactcacacaagCGCGTGCACACTCAAGGTTAGCACCTCCCCCTTCCATCATTATCtagttaacggttaaaaagttacaatatgttaatatttagtatttacgcctcaggtgttcaagagttaaaaatattagtgttttaACTTGCGGCTCAACAGACCGCTGCCCCCCTGTGTTCAGTTGTGGAACTGCAACCTGTAAGATTTCAAACCCTCTGATGTTCTCCAGGTCAGCAGCGGGAAGTACCCCGGCGTGATGTGGGACGACGACGCCAAAACCATGTTCCGCATCCCCTGGAAACACGCAGGGAAGCAGGACTTCCGCAAAGATGAAGACGCCGCCATCTTTAAGGTGAGGATGCGGATCAGAACCAGAGCTGGTGAACGGCCGGCGCTGAAGGCTGACAGGCTGCTTGTCTGCAGGCGTGGGCGCAGTTCAAGGGAAAGCTGACGGACGGGGGTCAGGATAACCCGGCGGGCTGGAAGACCCGCCTTCGCTGCGCTCTCAACAAGAGTCCCGAGTTTAAGGAGGTTCCGGAGCGAGCCCAGCTGGACATCTCTGAACCCTACAAGGTCTACCGGCTCGTCCCCATCAGCGAGCAGGGTGGGGCCAGTTTTACTTTCCCCCGAATTTTGACTGATTTCTCTAAAATCTGTTGATTTCCTCACATTTGCTACAGAAGTTTGTTTAGTAAAGTAAGTAATGAGCTTTCTGAGCCCTCACCTGATTGGCTGTTTTTACACTTCCTGCTCCAGGTTTGGTGATTCCCGAGAAGACAAGCAAGGAAAAGGGCGGCAGGAAGCTGAAGAGGCGTGGCAGCGAGTCCCAGAGCGACTGCAGTCGggtcaaacagataaaaatcgAAGAGGCTCCGCCCCCGCCGGTGAGTCAGCCAGGATGATGCTGCAGCTTCACGCTGAACTTCAgttttaggttttctttttctctctccaacaggtggaggcggagcctctGCTGCAGAGCGCCGTCCCATCTCAGACGGAggagttcctgcagagcagcaccgTCCTGCAACCCGACGGTGAGTCTGTTCGCCACTGAATGACGTCAGATCGCCGTTCCTCGCCGTAACGTGCTCTTTCTGCAGCTCTGGGCGAGATCCAGCTGGACGTTCGCATCGAGGAGAGCGTCTCCGCCCCCGCAGAAGGTACAGGGATGATGCTcccgaagccccgcccacctgaATGGTAGCGCTCATGTCCGCTGTCTGCAGGTCAGGACTCCCTGGTGGTGGCGGTTCAGTTTTTGGGTCAGGAGGTGGTAAGGCGACAGATCTTTGGCTCCGACGTCCGGATCCTG containing:
- the irf9 gene encoding interferon regulatory factor 9 is translated as MVAVRMRSTRRLRSWIIEQVSSGKYPGVMWDDDAKTMFRIPWKHAGKQDFRKDEDAAIFKAWAQFKGKLTDGGQDNPAGWKTRLRCALNKSPEFKEVPERAQLDISEPYKVYRLVPISEQGLVIPEKTSKEKGGRKLKRRGSESQSDCSRVKQIKIEEAPPPPVEAEPLLQSAVPSQTEEFLQSSTVLQPDALGEIQLDVRIEESVSAPAEGQDSLVVAVQFLGQEVVRRQIFGSDVRILYQPSSALPPTPAVLSSNFPRILLPEPPATLPAGQQRQALFTLLPFMEKGVVLTSSPQGVYGMRFCQGRVFWIGPHGCEAGLRRMERNTEPVLLFNKEAFRQELDHFRTNGGDPPQCSFTLCFGEELTPSEDPSTKLITAKVSLPWAEEQVRNADSIFQSISVLQTLASQSPLGEITLNLVSVLPSANQELSALPPV